Proteins encoded in a region of the Isosphaeraceae bacterium EP7 genome:
- a CDS encoding serine/threonine protein kinase, translated as MEHEQPTGAPLPGRREFLAAAGLSTILAAFHGAAAVGAQAARPSRFFFTSKGKTSLVNADGSGLRTFEFDKPGQATWQASPLFPDGRRAMFLSMEPRRDGPGKSFEEYYTQTPTHLWIHDLESGSLEEICTKDRLAPFITPALLLNDDRLLIQVVRDKVGQVFSVRLDGSDPREFTAAGEGLPYGLSLSPDGTRVAFHLAGPEGYQVWTSDLEGKNRVRVAAQPGHLYFGTSWSPDGRRILYVDCHAGEDPGHDWADVCVGRPDGAEHKVLTSGQSMWFAATYGDPKTRGGGSNVPAWTPDGQILFPRRLPGSKVAWEYQPQRPDTDHFNRDYKPDLARGGTEICRLNPDNGQVSPLTHSDPPTWDFRASASRDGRFIAFCRAKTGEAPAIWVMDADGQNPRRITQGHDNQGADHPRWL; from the coding sequence ATGGAACACGAACAGCCGACCGGTGCGCCCCTCCCCGGCCGCCGCGAGTTCCTCGCCGCCGCGGGCCTCTCGACGATCCTCGCCGCCTTCCACGGGGCCGCGGCAGTCGGCGCCCAGGCCGCGCGGCCGTCCCGGTTCTTCTTCACCTCGAAGGGCAAGACGTCGCTCGTCAACGCCGACGGCAGCGGCCTGCGCACCTTCGAGTTCGACAAGCCCGGCCAGGCGACCTGGCAGGCGAGCCCACTCTTTCCCGACGGCCGCCGCGCCATGTTCCTCAGCATGGAACCGCGCCGGGACGGCCCCGGCAAGTCGTTCGAGGAGTACTACACCCAGACCCCGACCCATCTCTGGATCCACGACCTCGAATCGGGCTCGCTCGAAGAGATCTGCACCAAGGACCGGCTCGCCCCGTTCATCACCCCCGCCCTCCTGCTCAACGACGACCGCCTGCTCATCCAGGTCGTCCGCGACAAGGTCGGCCAGGTCTTCAGCGTCCGCCTCGACGGCTCCGACCCGCGCGAGTTCACCGCCGCCGGCGAGGGCCTTCCCTACGGCCTCAGCCTCAGCCCCGACGGCACGCGAGTCGCCTTCCACCTGGCGGGCCCGGAAGGCTACCAGGTCTGGACCAGCGACCTCGAAGGCAAGAACAGGGTCCGCGTCGCCGCCCAGCCCGGCCACCTCTACTTCGGTACCTCCTGGTCCCCCGACGGCCGCCGGATCCTCTACGTCGACTGCCACGCCGGCGAAGACCCCGGCCACGACTGGGCCGACGTCTGCGTCGGCCGCCCCGACGGCGCCGAGCACAAGGTCCTCACCTCCGGCCAATCCATGTGGTTCGCGGCCACCTACGGCGACCCGAAGACGCGAGGAGGAGGCTCCAACGTCCCCGCCTGGACCCCCGACGGCCAGATCCTCTTCCCACGCCGACTCCCCGGCTCCAAGGTCGCCTGGGAGTACCAGCCCCAGCGCCCCGACACCGACCATTTCAACCGAGACTACAAGCCCGACCTCGCCCGGGGAGGCACCGAGATCTGCCGTCTGAACCCCGACAACGGCCAGGTCAGCCCCCTGACCCATTCCGACCCCCCCACCTGGGACTTCCGAGCCTCCGCGTCCCGCGACGGCCGCTTCATCGCCTTCTGTCGGGCAAA
- a CDS encoding NAD(P)-dependent oxidoreductase, with protein MSPDDARDDDDRAEPATPGPDEPSRPAPPDDAPAPEVVPAPDDALPPPIVDEVLIVSLEELDEDDEDADEPTLETFLTPAGSSPLHGLAIVELDENDEPYDDDEPDPDDEGDDDEEPRTVLITGASGTIGRALRAAWGDYYDLVLIDREPDPDEPNLIVADLSTWDDDWVARFDGVDTVVHLAANPDDTASWASLVRPNLDCLNNVMLACALGGVERVVFASSAEVLGGYRDQGDMPITADLPPRPITAQGASKLIGERLGKAFSTGFDLSFVALRLGHIRPGGNHPEGLPDAWSRSIWISNDDLVHLFESAVEADLGDQTFLVVHGISNNRGTRWDHSGAEEIGYVPEDDSDGAGADVEAEAEADIDLH; from the coding sequence ATGAGCCCCGACGACGCACGCGACGACGACGATCGCGCAGAGCCGGCCACACCCGGCCCCGACGAGCCGTCGCGCCCCGCGCCGCCGGACGACGCCCCGGCGCCCGAAGTCGTCCCGGCCCCGGACGACGCCCTGCCGCCGCCGATCGTCGACGAGGTCCTCATCGTCTCCCTGGAAGAGCTTGACGAAGACGACGAGGACGCGGACGAGCCGACCCTCGAGACCTTCCTCACCCCCGCAGGCTCCTCCCCCCTCCACGGCCTGGCCATCGTCGAACTCGACGAGAACGATGAGCCTTACGACGACGACGAGCCCGACCCCGACGACGAGGGAGACGACGATGAGGAGCCCCGCACCGTGCTCATCACCGGCGCCTCGGGCACCATCGGCCGGGCGCTTCGGGCCGCCTGGGGCGATTATTACGACCTCGTCCTCATCGACCGCGAGCCCGACCCCGACGAGCCCAACCTGATCGTCGCCGACCTCTCCACCTGGGATGACGACTGGGTCGCCCGCTTCGACGGGGTCGACACCGTCGTCCACCTGGCTGCCAACCCCGACGACACGGCGAGCTGGGCCTCGCTGGTCCGGCCCAACCTCGACTGCCTGAACAATGTCATGCTGGCCTGCGCCCTCGGCGGCGTCGAGCGCGTCGTCTTCGCCAGCTCGGCCGAGGTCCTCGGCGGCTATCGCGACCAGGGGGACATGCCGATCACGGCCGACCTTCCCCCCCGGCCCATCACCGCGCAGGGGGCCTCCAAGCTGATCGGCGAGCGCCTGGGCAAGGCCTTCTCCACCGGCTTCGACCTCAGCTTCGTCGCACTCAGGCTCGGGCACATCAGGCCCGGTGGCAACCATCCCGAGGGGCTCCCCGACGCCTGGAGCCGGTCCATCTGGATTTCCAACGACGATCTCGTCCATCTCTTCGAGTCGGCCGTCGAGGCTGACCTCGGCGACCAGACCTTCCTCGTGGTCCACGGAATCTCCAACAACCGGGGGACCCGCTGGGACCACTCGGGAGCCGAGGAGATCGGCTACGTCCCCGAGGATGACTCCGACGGCGCGGGGGCCGACGTCGAGGCCGAGGCCGAAGCCGATATCGATCTCCACTGA
- a CDS encoding class I SAM-dependent methyltransferase — MPLPLLVNLAAEWAKRVLIEGDLAIDATVGNGHDTARLARLVGPAGRVLGFDIQAEALTRARKKLQAEGLEDRVHLILDSHANLATWVAPGARPRLVVFNLGYLPGGDDTVTTKAASTLPALKAALDLLLPGGLLIVIVYTTREAGRVEARVVLEWARNIPPTRADVMRVEPLNTRESAPVLLLIEARGDAAKANGDLRTSPFIDGYLRPSPSTDGEPDPAPGEQADGTPTPSPGD, encoded by the coding sequence ATGCCCTTGCCCCTGCTCGTAAACCTTGCCGCCGAATGGGCGAAGCGAGTGTTGATCGAAGGCGACCTCGCCATCGACGCCACCGTCGGCAACGGCCATGACACCGCCAGGCTGGCCCGACTCGTCGGGCCGGCCGGCCGCGTCCTCGGCTTCGACATCCAGGCCGAGGCCCTCACCCGGGCCCGCAAGAAGCTCCAGGCCGAGGGCCTGGAAGACCGGGTCCACCTCATCCTCGACTCTCACGCCAACCTGGCCACATGGGTCGCCCCGGGGGCCAGGCCTCGCCTGGTCGTCTTCAACCTCGGCTACCTGCCCGGCGGCGATGACACCGTCACGACCAAGGCGGCCTCGACCTTGCCCGCCCTGAAGGCCGCCCTCGACCTGCTCCTGCCGGGCGGACTCCTGATCGTCATCGTCTACACGACCCGCGAGGCGGGCCGGGTCGAGGCGCGGGTCGTCCTCGAGTGGGCCAGGAACATCCCCCCCACGCGTGCCGATGTCATGCGTGTCGAGCCGCTGAACACCCGCGAGTCGGCCCCCGTGCTCCTCCTCATCGAGGCCCGTGGCGACGCGGCCAAGGCCAACGGCGACCTCCGGACATCGCCATTCATTGACGGTTACCTCCGGCCCTCGCCATCGACGGACGGCGAACCCGACCCGGCCCCCGGCGAACAAGCGGACGGGACCCCAACGCCGTCGCCCGGCGACTGA
- a CDS encoding glycoside hydrolase family 88 protein has translation MADPTPVAVTDLMPRIDRAFEFAARQVRGVIDRMPDEFPIYTTGGRWKHRGELWTDWCAGFHAGMMWILADQTGDPRWRADAERYSKLLEYKQHDRDVHDLGFIFLNTYLPWYRATGDEHLHQVLITAGRTLAMRFMEKGQYLRSFVAPESLFIDIMMNVPIIFYAARETGDPDLARIARAHCRTTERTIVRPDGGTAHEGIFDTQTGTFLRESTHQGLRPDSDWTRGLAWSLYGYGTVFTYTNDPVDLAVACRNADHYLSRCGESMVPAWDFDATDGQDDSSAGAIAASGLLQLADLTVDAPERSARYQAAALKALDTLLSDRYVAWSDPGWEGVLKHGVYHMHKRLGVDESVMWGEFFFLEALARVKKAGTAQGP, from the coding sequence TTGGCCGATCCAACGCCCGTCGCCGTCACTGACCTGATGCCGAGGATCGACCGCGCCTTCGAGTTCGCGGCCCGTCAGGTGCGCGGGGTCATCGATCGGATGCCCGACGAGTTCCCGATCTACACCACGGGCGGGCGCTGGAAGCACCGGGGCGAGCTCTGGACCGACTGGTGCGCCGGGTTCCACGCCGGGATGATGTGGATCCTGGCCGACCAGACCGGCGACCCTCGCTGGCGGGCCGACGCCGAGCGCTACTCGAAGCTGCTGGAGTACAAGCAGCACGACCGCGACGTGCACGACCTGGGGTTCATCTTCCTGAACACGTACCTCCCCTGGTATCGCGCCACCGGCGACGAGCACCTCCACCAGGTCCTCATCACCGCCGGTCGTACGCTGGCGATGCGGTTCATGGAGAAGGGGCAATACCTCCGTTCGTTCGTGGCGCCCGAGAGCCTGTTCATCGACATCATGATGAACGTGCCGATCATCTTCTACGCCGCGCGCGAAACCGGAGACCCCGACCTGGCACGCATCGCACGGGCCCACTGCCGGACCACCGAGCGCACCATCGTCCGGCCCGACGGCGGCACCGCGCACGAGGGGATCTTCGATACCCAGACCGGCACCTTCTTGCGCGAGTCCACCCACCAGGGGCTCAGGCCCGACAGCGACTGGACCCGAGGCCTCGCCTGGTCGCTCTACGGCTACGGCACCGTCTTCACTTACACGAATGACCCGGTCGACCTGGCGGTCGCCTGCCGGAATGCCGATCACTATCTTTCACGCTGCGGCGAGAGCATGGTCCCCGCCTGGGACTTCGACGCCACCGACGGCCAGGACGACAGCTCCGCGGGCGCCATCGCCGCCTCGGGCCTGCTCCAGCTGGCCGACCTGACCGTCGACGCCCCCGAGCGGTCGGCACGCTACCAGGCGGCCGCCCTGAAGGCCCTGGACACCCTGCTCTCCGACCGCTATGTCGCCTGGTCCGACCCCGGCTGGGAGGGCGTGCTCAAACATGGCGTCTATCATATGCACAAGCGGCTGGGCGTGGACGAGTCGGTGATGTGGGGCGAATTCTTCTTCCTCGAGGCCCTGGCCAGGGTGAAGAAGGCGGGGACCGCCCAGGGGCCCTGA
- a CDS encoding DUF1559 domain-containing protein, with protein MKTPPRRGFTLIELLVVISIIAVLIALLLPAVQSARESARRISCVNNVKQLGISLHNFHDVNLNFPASIRPAATGAGLTMPRIAGLTFMLPFFEQSVMYNAYNQSVNWSAFENSTVSRSKLNTLICPSSPQGSTVLDGDPQIAGIITAWTPTVNAVTDYSPTISVDVRLGPTGLNLVGPSGATTGGTGMIPKDKKSTFADVTDGTSNTVAYAESSGRPNVYRKGGKTFGDPTTRRVNGGGWARPASDFSIDGSSLDGSVIPGPCPLNCTNGEDIGTATFPYPYYASEGSSEVFAFHPGGANVLMGDGSVRFIKETVGIRTFASLITRAGGEILSADSY; from the coding sequence ATGAAAACGCCCCCGCGCCGCGGCTTCACGCTCATCGAACTGCTCGTCGTCATCTCGATCATCGCGGTCCTCATCGCGCTGCTGCTGCCGGCCGTGCAGAGCGCCCGCGAGTCCGCCCGCCGCATCAGCTGCGTCAACAACGTCAAGCAGCTCGGCATCTCCCTGCATAACTTCCACGACGTCAACCTGAACTTCCCCGCCAGCATCCGCCCGGCCGCCACCGGCGCCGGCCTCACCATGCCGCGCATCGCCGGCCTCACGTTCATGCTCCCCTTCTTCGAGCAGTCCGTGATGTACAACGCCTACAACCAGTCCGTCAACTGGAGCGCATTCGAGAACTCGACGGTCTCCAGGTCGAAGCTCAACACCCTGATCTGCCCCTCCTCGCCCCAGGGCTCGACCGTCCTCGACGGCGACCCCCAGATCGCCGGGATCATCACGGCCTGGACCCCCACCGTCAACGCGGTCACCGACTACTCGCCGACGATCTCCGTGGACGTCCGCCTGGGACCGACCGGCCTGAACCTGGTCGGCCCGTCCGGCGCCACGACCGGCGGCACGGGCATGATCCCCAAGGACAAGAAGTCGACCTTCGCCGACGTCACCGACGGCACCTCTAACACCGTCGCCTACGCCGAGAGCTCCGGCCGCCCGAACGTCTATCGCAAGGGGGGCAAGACCTTCGGCGACCCCACCACCCGCCGCGTCAACGGCGGCGGCTGGGCCCGGCCCGCCAGCGACTTCAGCATCGACGGCTCCAGCCTCGACGGCAGCGTGATCCCCGGCCCCTGCCCCCTGAATTGCACCAACGGCGAAGACATCGGCACGGCCACCTTCCCCTACCCCTACTACGCCTCCGAGGGGAGCAGCGAGGTCTTCGCCTTCCACCCCGGCGGTGCCAACGTCCTGATGGGTGACGGATCCGTCCGCTTCATCAAGGAGACCGTCGGCATCCGCACCTTCGCCTCCCTGATCACCCGGGCCGGCGGCGAGATCCTCAGCGCCGACTCCTACTGA
- a CDS encoding heavy metal translocating P-type ATPase, producing MSSPTEAFRLPVEGMTCDHCVTTVRRALEGIDGVRSADVSLAAGLAVVQAMPGSVDAERLKDAIEEVGYVVPDVSAPKPAPTPPAAGFPSLNVLDIGTTPKPPAPGLTIVEAPTTPPPAEAPPRPASPPPGMHPSAPVVAADPVPVEWNLAVGGMHCASCVSRVEKALATVPGVSRVRVNLATERASLDVAPGKVVEGDLARAAAAAGYTVRRDELIPGSGAEGLRRERAANLGVWRNRLLLGIALTVPLLILGYGPMIAPALFGRLADARGIALAMFGLATVLQVALGWPFARGAWARLKQGSSNMDTLITVGTGAAYGYSLYQLLTGHFHQAHFFMDSGVILTLITMGKYLEVRSKGSAGAAIERLLDLAPKIARVERDGREVEVPLPQVRRGDLVHVLPGEAVAVDGVVVRGESGVDESLLTGETLPVEKKAGDRVAGGTRNADGMLVIRADRLGSESALEGIVRMVRQAQGSKAGVQRLADSVSARFVPAVLLIALVTLLGWGLTGYGWERAALNAAAVLIIACPCALGLATPMAVAVATGRGAKAGLLVREASAFERIERLKAVVLDKTGTVTEGRPTLADAWPIDAEDIGRDELLRLAGAAESGSEHPIARALAPYGVGASAEKFRNLRGKGVSALVDGRRVVVGTGRFLSEAGIDTAPLDAKAREWEQKALTVLRVAVEGRAAGLVAVSDALKAGAREAVDRLKAEGADVFLLTGDNRSTALAVAHQLGLDDTKVFAAVDPQGKADRIGAFRVRGQRVAMVGDGLNDAPALAAADVGIALGTGTDLAKATADVVIASGDLRSVPRVFKLGRATLRAIRQNLFFAFIYNILGIPVAALGLFGEYGPMVAALAMSLSSVTVVLRSAMLARINLD from the coding sequence GTGTCCAGCCCGACCGAGGCGTTCCGCCTGCCCGTCGAAGGGATGACCTGCGACCATTGCGTGACGACCGTACGCCGCGCCCTGGAGGGCATCGACGGCGTCCGCTCGGCCGATGTCAGCCTGGCCGCCGGCCTCGCCGTGGTCCAGGCCATGCCGGGCTCCGTTGACGCTGAACGGCTGAAGGACGCCATCGAGGAGGTAGGCTACGTCGTCCCCGACGTGTCGGCCCCCAAACCCGCCCCGACCCCGCCCGCGGCCGGATTCCCGAGCCTGAATGTCCTGGACATCGGGACCACCCCCAAGCCCCCCGCACCCGGCCTCACGATCGTCGAGGCCCCGACTACGCCGCCCCCCGCCGAAGCCCCGCCCAGGCCGGCTTCTCCCCCACCCGGGATGCACCCGTCGGCGCCGGTCGTCGCGGCCGATCCGGTCCCAGTGGAGTGGAACCTGGCCGTCGGCGGAATGCACTGCGCCAGTTGTGTGTCGAGGGTCGAGAAGGCGTTGGCGACGGTCCCTGGAGTTTCCAGGGTGCGTGTCAACCTGGCCACCGAGCGGGCCAGCCTGGACGTGGCACCGGGCAAGGTGGTGGAGGGGGACCTGGCGAGGGCCGCCGCCGCCGCCGGCTACACGGTGCGCCGCGACGAGCTGATCCCGGGCTCGGGTGCCGAGGGGCTCAGGCGTGAGCGCGCGGCCAATCTCGGCGTCTGGCGCAACCGGCTGCTGCTGGGCATCGCGCTGACGGTGCCGCTGCTGATCCTGGGCTATGGCCCGATGATCGCCCCGGCCCTCTTCGGCCGCCTGGCCGATGCGCGGGGCATTGCCCTGGCGATGTTCGGCCTGGCCACGGTGCTCCAGGTGGCCCTGGGATGGCCGTTCGCCCGCGGTGCCTGGGCCCGGTTGAAGCAGGGGTCGTCCAACATGGACACCCTTATCACGGTGGGCACGGGCGCCGCCTATGGATACAGCCTCTACCAGTTGCTGACGGGCCACTTCCACCAGGCGCACTTCTTCATGGACTCGGGGGTGATCCTGACGCTGATCACCATGGGCAAATATCTGGAAGTGCGGTCGAAGGGCTCCGCGGGCGCGGCGATCGAGCGGCTGCTCGACCTGGCGCCGAAGATCGCGCGGGTGGAGCGCGACGGCCGCGAGGTCGAGGTGCCTCTGCCGCAGGTCAGGCGGGGCGACCTGGTGCACGTCCTGCCCGGCGAGGCCGTGGCCGTCGACGGCGTGGTGGTCCGCGGCGAGTCAGGCGTGGACGAGTCTCTGCTGACGGGAGAGACCCTGCCCGTCGAGAAGAAGGCGGGCGACCGCGTCGCGGGGGGCACCCGCAATGCCGACGGCATGCTCGTCATCCGCGCCGACCGCCTGGGCAGCGAGAGCGCCCTCGAGGGGATCGTCCGGATGGTCAGGCAGGCGCAAGGCTCGAAGGCGGGAGTCCAGCGCCTGGCCGACTCCGTCTCCGCCCGGTTCGTGCCGGCCGTGCTGCTCATCGCCCTAGTCACGCTGCTGGGATGGGGCCTGACCGGCTATGGCTGGGAGCGGGCCGCCTTGAATGCCGCGGCGGTCCTGATCATCGCCTGCCCATGTGCCCTGGGCCTGGCCACGCCGATGGCCGTCGCCGTGGCGACCGGGCGTGGCGCGAAGGCGGGCCTTCTGGTGCGCGAGGCCTCCGCGTTCGAGCGGATCGAGCGGCTTAAGGCGGTCGTGCTGGACAAGACGGGGACCGTCACCGAGGGTCGGCCCACCCTGGCTGATGCCTGGCCGATCGACGCCGAGGACATCGGCCGCGACGAGCTGCTGCGGCTCGCGGGCGCCGCCGAGTCGGGCAGCGAGCACCCGATCGCGCGGGCGCTCGCCCCCTATGGAGTCGGGGCGAGCGCCGAGAAGTTCCGCAACCTCCGGGGCAAAGGGGTCTCGGCCCTGGTCGACGGCCGCCGGGTGGTGGTCGGCACCGGCCGATTCCTCAGCGAGGCGGGCATCGACACCGCGCCGCTGGACGCCAAGGCCCGCGAGTGGGAGCAGAAGGCCCTGACCGTCCTGCGCGTTGCCGTCGAGGGCCGCGCCGCGGGGCTCGTGGCGGTCTCCGACGCGTTGAAGGCGGGGGCTCGCGAGGCCGTCGATCGCCTGAAGGCCGAGGGGGCCGACGTGTTCCTGCTCACGGGTGACAACCGGAGCACCGCGCTGGCCGTGGCGCATCAGCTCGGGCTGGACGACACCAAGGTCTTCGCCGCCGTCGATCCGCAGGGGAAGGCCGACCGGATCGGCGCCTTCCGCGTGAGGGGCCAGCGCGTGGCCATGGTCGGCGACGGCCTGAACGACGCCCCGGCGCTGGCCGCCGCCGACGTCGGCATCGCCCTGGGCACGGGCACCGACCTGGCCAAGGCCACTGCCGACGTCGTGATCGCCTCGGGCGACCTGCGGTCGGTCCCTCGGGTCTTCAAGCTGGGCCGGGCCACGCTGCGTGCGATCCGCCAGAACCTCTTCTTCGCCTTCATCTACAACATCCTGGGCATCCCGGTGGCCGCCCTCGGCCTGTTCGGCGAATACGGCCCGATGGTCGCGGCGCTGGCGATGTCGCTCAGCTCGGTGACGGTCGTGCTCCGCTCGGCGATGCTCGCCCGGATCAACCTCGACTGA